From the Zonotrichia leucophrys gambelii isolate GWCS_2022_RI chromosome 10, RI_Zleu_2.0, whole genome shotgun sequence genome, one window contains:
- the INTS14 gene encoding integrator complex subunit 14, translating to MPTVVVVDVSLSMTRPVSVEGSEEYQRKHLAAHGLTMLFEHMATNYKLEFTALVVFSSLWELMVPFTRDYNTLQEALSNMDDYDKTCLESALLGVCNIVQQEWGAAIPCQVVLVTDGCLGIGRGSLRHSLATHSQRSDSNRFPLPFPFPSKLYVMCMANLEELQSTDSLDCLERLIDLNNGEGQIFTIDGPLCLKNVQSMFGKLIDLAYTPFHAVLKCGHLTSDVQVFPRPEPFIIDEEIDPIPKAINTDLEIVGFVDIADISSPPVLSRHLVLPIALNREGDEVGPGITDDTEDENSANQIAGKIPNFCVLLHGSLKVEGMVALVQLGPEWYGMLYSQADSKKKSNLMMSLFEPGPEPLPWLGKMAQLGPISDAKENPYGEDDNKSPFPLQPKNKRSYAQNVTVWIKPSGLQTDVQKILRNARKLPEKTQTFYKELNRLRKAALAFGFLELLKGVADMLERECTLLPDTAHPDAAFQLTHAAQQLKVASTGASEYAAYDHNIAPLQTDFSSSSTERM from the exons ATGCCCACGGTGGTGGTGGTGGACGTGTCGCTGTCCATGACGCGGCCCGTGTCGGTGGAGGGCTCCGAGGAGTACCAGCGCAAGCACCTGGCTGCCCACGGGCTCACCATGCTCTTCGAGCACATGGCCACCAACTACAAGCTGGAGTTCACGGCCTTGGTGGTGTTTTCATCCCTCTGGGAGCTCATGGTGCCCTTCACAAGAGACTACAACACACTCCAG GAAGCCCTCAGTAACATGGATGATTATGACAAAACCTGTCTGGAGTCAGCGCTGCTGGGGGTTTGCAATATTGTGCAGCAGGAGTGGGGGGCAGCAATTCCTTGCCAG GTTGTCCTGGTCACCGACGGCTGCCTGGGCATCGGCCGGGGCTCCCTGCGCCACTCCCTGGCCACCCACAGCCAGCGCAGCGACAGCAACAGGTTCCCCCTGCCCTTCCCGTTCCCGTCCAAGCTCTACGTCATGTGCATGGCCAACCTGGAGGAG cttcaAAGCACAGATTCCTTAGACTGCCTGGAACGGCTCATTGATTTAAACAATGGGGAAGGGCAGATTTTCACCATTGATGGCCCCCTGTGCCTGAAGAATGTGCAGTCCATGTTTGG AAAGCTAATAGACCTGGCTTATACACCATTCCATGCTGTCCTCAAGTGTGGCCACTTAACATCTGATGTGCAAGTATTTCCCAGACCAGAGCCTTTCATTATAGATGAGGAAATAGATCCCATTCCTAAAGCAATTAATACAG ATCTAGAAATTGTTGGGTTTGTAGATATTGCAGACATTTCCAGCCCTCCTGTCTTGTCCAGACACTTGGTACTGCCCATTGCACTTAACAGAG AGGGGGATGAGGTGGGACCTGGGATCACAGATGACACTGAAGATGAGAATTCAGCTAATCAGATTGCTGGGAAAATCCCCAACTTCTGTGTTTTATTACATGGCAGCCTGAAAGTGGAAGGCATGGTGGCTCTCGTCCAGTTGGG GCCAGAGTGGTATGGAATGCTTTATTCACAAGCTGATAGCAAGAAGAAATCAAACCTCATGATGTCACTCTTTGAACCTGGTCCTgagcccctgccatggctggggaagatggcacagcttggccccatTTCAG atGCAAAAGAAAATCCTTATGGAGAGGATGACAACAAGAGccctttccctctgcagcccaaGAACAAGCGCAGCTACGCTCAGAATGTCACTGTGTGGATCAAGCCCAGTGGCCTGCAG aCAGATGTACAGAAGATCTTGAGAAATGCAAGGAAACTCCCTGAAAAAACACAGACCTTCTATAAA GAGCTGAACCGTTTGCGAAAGGCAGCTCTGGCCTTCGgcttcctggagctgctgaagggcGTGGCAGACATGCTGGAGCGGGAGTGCACGCTGCTGCCCGACACCGCCCACCCCGACGCCGCCTTCCAGCTCACACACGCGGCCCAGCAGCTCAAGGTGGCAAGTACAGGGGCCTCGGAATACGCTGCCTATGATCACAACATTGCTCCTCTGCAGACTgacttttccagcagcagcactgagagaaTGTGA
- the SLC24A1 gene encoding sodium/potassium/calcium exchanger 1 has translation MHLPRRRRLRRNRILFLLATVLVLSFYQLQSSPSALPASHRAPQPTDPAQVTSRDLPSNKTAVRGNGTAPKIRHCIYVDPEPAVPVTTSVGTTPQQENASESAPDEKPPYESKGEYPQDLFSVEERRQGWVVLHIFGMMYVFVALAIVCDEYFVPALGVITEKLEISEDVAGATFMAAGGSAPELFTSLIGVFISHSNVGIGTIVGSAVFNILFVIGTCALFSRQILHLTWWPLFRDITFYIVDLLMLILFFLDSVIDWWESLLLLTAYATYVFTMKHNVFLEQWVKQELKKKLNAVQAASAEHMRKTSRAVVDDGTTKPPDVRKLQPGPALQRGSSSASLHNSQMRGTIVQLMIHTLDPLAEAKFKDRVDTLSKLAKAKDETLEGQGSQPEEGKKAPSNVQVTPATESEPSKDTQKADVPQDGQPPPSSSDTSDDSSSESQEDSDSDSTESDENDEPLSLEWPESRTKQAIYLFLFPIVFPLWSTLPDVRNSESKKFFVITFFGSILWIAAFSYLMVWWAHQVGETIGISEEIMGLTILAAGTSIPDLITSVIVARKGLGDMAVSSSVGSNIFDITVGLPVPWFLFSIFNGLSPVAVSSNGLFCAIVLLFLMLLFVIISIAICKWKMNKLLGLTMFALYFVFLIISVMLEDKIISCPVSV, from the exons ATGCATTTACCGCGCAGGAGGCGGCTACGGAGGAACCGAATCCTTTTCTTGCTTGCCACAGTGTTGGTCCTTTCCTTCTACCAGCTCCagtccagcccctctgcccttcCAGCATCACACAGAGCCCCCCAACCCACGGACCCTGCCCAAGTGACCTCCAGGGACCTCCCCAGCAACAAGACTGCTGTAAGAGGCAATGGCACAGCACCCAAAATAAGGCACTGCATCTATGTGGATCCTGAGCCAGCCGTGCCCGTCACCACATCAGTGGGCACAACACCACAGCAAGAGAACGCCAGTGAAAGCGCCCCAGATGAAAAACCACCCTATGAGTCCAAAGGAGAATATCCCCAGGACCTGTTCAGTGTGGAAGAACGCAGGCAAGGGTGGGTTGTACTTCACATCTTTGGCATGATGTATGTATTTGTGGCCTTGGCCATAGTGTGTGATGAGTATTTTGTTCCTGCTTTGGGAGTGATCACTGAGAAGTTGGAGATCTCTGAAGATGTGGCTGGAGCCACCTTCATGGCAGCAGGTGGATCAGCACCAGAACTCTTTACGTCCCTCATAGGTGTCTTCATCTCACACAGCAATGTCGGCATCGGTACCATTGTGGGCTCAGCAGTGTTTAATATCCTCTTTGTCATTGGCACCTGTGCCCTCTTCTCGAGGCAGATACTCCACCTGACATGGTGGCCCTTATTTAGAGACATCACATTCTACATTGTAGACTTACTGATGCTCATCCTGTTTTTCCTAGACAGTGTCATTGATTGGTGGGAAAGCCTCCTTTTACTGACTGCCTATGCCACATACGTGTTCACCATGAAACATAACGTGTTCCTGGAGCAATGGGTGAAGCAGGAGCTGAAAAAGAAGCTAAatgctgtgcaggcagcatCAGCAGAGCATATGCGGAAG ACAAGCAGGGCAGTTGTAGATGATGGAACAACGAAGCCACCAGATGTGAGGAAGCTTCAG cctgggccagccctgcagcgGGGCAGCAGCTCGGCCTCCCTGCACAACTCTCAGATGCGCGGCACCATCGTCCAGCTCATGATCCACACCCTGGACCCCCTGGCAGAAG CAAAATTTAAAGACAGGGTTGACACCCTGAGCAAACTGGCCAAGGCCAAGGATGAGACCCTGGAAGGACAAGGCTCCCAGCCAG aagagggaaagaaagcacCAAGCAACGTCCAGGTGACTCCTGCCACTGAGTCTGAGCCCAGCAAGGACACACAGAAGGCAGATGTGCCACAGGATGGACAG CCCCCCCCGTCAAGCAGTGACACCTCAGAcgacagcagctctgagagccaGGAGGACAGTGATAGTGACAGCACAGAGAGTGATGAAAACGATGAGCCCTTGTCTCTGGAGTGGCCAGAATCAAGGACAAAACAAGCGATTTacctcttcctctttcccatTGTCTTTCCTCTCTGGAGCACTCTGCCTGATGTCAGAAACTCG GAatcaaaaaaattctttgtCATCACATTTTTTGGATCCATCCTCTGGATTGCTGCATTCTCTTATCTCATGGTGTGGTGGGCTCACCAG GTTGGTGAGACAATTGGGATCTCAGAGGAGATTATGGGGTTAACCATACTGGCAGCAGGCACATCCATCCCTGACCTCATCACCAGTGTCATCGTGGCCCGCAAGGGCCTGGGGGACatggctgtgtccagctctgtgggcagcaacATCTTCGACATCACTGTTGG CCTACCAGTTCCCTGGTTCCTTTTTTCTATCTTCAATGGCCTCAGCCCTGTGGCAGTCAGCAGCAATGGTTTGTTTTGTGCAATTGTTCTCCTTTTCCTCATGCTCCTGTTTGTGATTATCTCTATTGCTATCTGTAAATGGAAAATGAACAAATTACTGGGGCTCACCATGTTTGCTCTTTACTTTGTGTTTCTGATCATCAGTGTGATGTTAGAGGACAAGATAATATCCTGCCCAGTGTCTGTATGA